One region of Acidiferrobacterales bacterium genomic DNA includes:
- a CDS encoding helix-turn-helix transcriptional regulator, with product MKINKFTPETDILKEFGKRLARIRKAQGYTQTELAQEAGIGVATIRRIEGGQVSQLETWLKLFKALDMSSNVDALLPETFNSPMAEALAGKSRKRKNPSSPSGIMWGDETG from the coding sequence ATGAAAATCAATAAATTTACGCCGGAAACTGACATTCTCAAGGAATTTGGCAAACGTCTCGCGAGAATCCGCAAGGCGCAAGGTTACACGCAAACCGAATTAGCGCAAGAGGCTGGAATCGGCGTTGCCACCATCCGCCGGATCGAAGGTGGACAGGTCAGCCAGCTTGAGACATGGCTGAAACTTTTCAAGGCATTGGACATGTCGTCAAATGTTGATGCGCTGCTGCCAGAGACATTCAATTCTCCCATGGCTGAAGCCCTCGCCGGAAAATCCCGGAAGCGTAAGAATCCCTCTTCCCCTTCCGGCATCATGTGGGGAGATGAAACTGGATGA
- a CDS encoding glycosyltransferase: MKIAHLMIGNGWGGVQSFFRDCCIEMSKRGHSILAVVRIDGWLFKVMSDHAGNLKLATVSNRFGNYDWSTIRQFRRILNQFDPDIVVSHGQRSTLFANKVKSADNSHWPQVSLVQASLKQKYYKGVDMLIPHTRSQANIEYHVDLINPNFSEVIPLFASIDPVEHPEKKSPIWKLFSAGRLHADKGYNYLLDAVRDLVASGYELQLTIAGDGPEMTSLTRQRNTLGLENTVQFIGASDDVMPLMKSSDLFILSSISETFGVVLLEAMASGLPIVATKTNGPLEILDDSSAVLVDSKSGKALSQGIQVAMQDTEATFQRACVALDIYKECYTADVVVPKLIGVFQNCIDQHKSDGS, encoded by the coding sequence ATGAAAATCGCTCATTTGATGATCGGTAACGGCTGGGGCGGTGTGCAATCTTTCTTTCGAGACTGCTGTATCGAAATGTCCAAGCGTGGCCATTCCATACTCGCAGTAGTGCGAATCGATGGATGGCTGTTCAAGGTCATGTCAGATCACGCCGGCAACCTCAAACTCGCTACTGTCAGCAATCGATTCGGTAATTATGACTGGTCGACTATCAGACAGTTTCGGCGTATCCTGAATCAGTTCGATCCGGATATTGTGGTCTCACACGGACAACGCTCTACACTTTTCGCCAATAAGGTGAAATCAGCAGACAATAGCCACTGGCCTCAGGTATCGCTGGTGCAGGCGAGCCTCAAACAGAAGTACTATAAGGGAGTGGATATGCTGATCCCGCACACAAGATCCCAGGCAAACATTGAATACCATGTCGATCTGATCAATCCGAATTTTTCCGAAGTGATTCCTTTATTCGCTTCAATTGATCCTGTTGAACATCCTGAGAAAAAATCTCCGATTTGGAAGTTATTCTCCGCCGGGAGACTGCATGCAGACAAAGGGTACAACTATCTTCTTGACGCCGTGCGTGATCTAGTTGCCAGTGGTTACGAGCTTCAGTTGACGATTGCAGGGGACGGACCTGAAATGACAAGCCTGACTCGGCAGCGAAATACGTTGGGACTGGAAAACACTGTTCAATTCATTGGAGCATCGGATGACGTGATGCCATTAATGAAGTCATCAGATTTATTCATCTTGTCCTCGATTAGCGAGACGTTCGGGGTCGTTCTTCTCGAAGCGATGGCTTCGGGTCTACCTATCGTCGCAACAAAAACAAACGGACCCTTGGAAATCCTTGATGATTCCAGTGCTGTTCTAGTCGATTCCAAGTCGGGAAAGGCACTCAGCCAGGGAATACAGGTGGCGATGCAAGATACCGAAGCGACATTTCAGCGCGCTTGTGTCGCCTTGGATATCTATAAGGAATGCTACACCGCTGACGTGGTCGTTCCGAAACTCATCGGAGTGTTCCAAAACTGCATTGATCAGCACAAATCAGATGGCTCTTGA
- a CDS encoding glycosyltransferase family 2 protein — protein sequence MNRIVGVFLVRNEEYFIAWSLMNAVNFCDEIIVLDNLSTDRTREVVDNIASIHDHINVIEVRNANNTQKYLEKYFGTSTWVLGIDGDEIHDPIGLQRMRTRIQLGEFDHLWSVASRYLHVTEFDFNGCVVRGYPSPPAKAGLKLYNFNAIENWQSKWRKRERLHGKGLEFRDGYSKQQTYSFSKETVWDAADFRCLHLCFFRRSSQDKTNSSSKVLSTRKNPAESRILRRITRTIEQLNPNSSDYRKKRYARGEVQSFDLSNFGKPDDFASVDSNCDEVMAYLRNFRVVI from the coding sequence ATGAATCGGATAGTTGGTGTTTTCCTGGTCAGGAATGAAGAGTATTTCATTGCCTGGTCACTGATGAATGCGGTGAATTTCTGTGATGAGATCATTGTGCTGGATAATCTCTCCACCGACCGAACTCGAGAAGTCGTTGACAATATCGCCAGCATCCACGATCACATCAATGTGATCGAGGTCAGGAACGCCAACAACACCCAAAAATATCTGGAAAAGTATTTTGGCACTTCGACCTGGGTACTCGGAATCGACGGTGATGAGATCCACGATCCGATCGGACTGCAACGAATGCGTACCCGAATCCAGTTGGGTGAGTTTGATCATCTTTGGAGCGTGGCGAGCAGATATCTGCATGTCACCGAATTTGATTTCAATGGTTGCGTGGTACGTGGCTATCCATCACCGCCTGCCAAGGCAGGTCTGAAACTGTACAACTTCAATGCAATTGAAAACTGGCAGTCAAAGTGGCGGAAACGAGAAAGACTGCATGGCAAGGGACTGGAATTTCGGGATGGGTACTCCAAGCAGCAAACCTACAGTTTTTCCAAAGAGACAGTCTGGGATGCTGCGGATTTCAGATGCCTTCATCTATGCTTTTTCCGGCGATCATCGCAGGATAAAACCAACAGTTCTTCCAAAGTGCTGTCAACAAGAAAGAATCCAGCTGAATCCAGAATTCTGCGACGGATTACGCGAACAATCGAACAGTTGAATCCTAACAGCTCAGACTATAGAAAGAAAAGATACGCGCGGGGTGAAGTTCAATCTTTTGACTTGAGTAATTTTGGTAAGCCCGATGACTTTGCGTCGGTAGATTCCAATTGTGATGAGGTTATGGCTTATCTTCGAAATTTCCGAGTAGTAATCTGA